A genomic segment from Pseudomonas sp. S09G 359 encodes:
- a CDS encoding Cro/CI family transcriptional regulator — protein sequence MNTHEVAEFFGSKTKLALALGIRPSAVTMWGETIPESRQYQIQVLSKGKFKATKKDQAA from the coding sequence ATGAATACGCATGAAGTCGCCGAATTCTTCGGCAGCAAGACGAAGCTGGCACTCGCTTTGGGCATCCGCCCAAGCGCCGTGACCATGTGGGGGGAAACGATCCCCGAATCCCGGCAGTACCAGATCCAGGTCCTTTCCAAGGGCAAGTTCAAGGCGACAAAGAAAGACCAAGCCGCCTGA
- a CDS encoding DUF3037 domain-containing protein yields the protein MKYICNYSILRFLPYPETGEFVNIGIVLIANNGDFRFKIEKKRQRITNFFPSLDAKIFVRARREIDVELTRLSGFLTVNREDVGLLLSTFKHLIHPRETMMRFSDPGTMATDNADQALATLFDHYVNHSFATKEYQETFLERQLGKLLAASNLKQRYSEQKLGNADYPVKFPFVLMSGIEPVQALKPIHLGHDESAKIIEHGDAWISKIRRLNAAGQLAKDTLFIAGPPEEGKPKLLRAYREISEELKSFPGIRVTSSEEGKSALLEKIKQGIPDTLH from the coding sequence ATGAAATACATATGCAACTATTCAATTTTGAGGTTTTTGCCTTACCCTGAAACAGGCGAGTTCGTAAATATTGGTATCGTTCTGATTGCCAATAACGGTGACTTTCGCTTCAAAATTGAGAAAAAAAGGCAGCGAATTACTAATTTCTTTCCCAGCCTCGACGCAAAAATATTCGTCAGAGCTCGCAGGGAAATCGATGTGGAGCTGACACGTCTTAGCGGCTTTCTCACTGTTAATCGCGAAGATGTAGGACTACTCCTCTCCACTTTCAAACATTTGATTCACCCTCGCGAGACGATGATGAGGTTTAGCGATCCTGGCACTATGGCCACAGATAATGCGGACCAAGCTCTCGCGACTCTTTTCGATCATTATGTGAATCATAGCTTTGCAACGAAGGAGTATCAGGAAACATTTTTGGAGCGTCAGCTCGGAAAGCTGCTTGCCGCGTCCAACCTTAAGCAGCGCTACAGCGAGCAAAAACTGGGCAATGCTGATTATCCGGTTAAGTTTCCGTTCGTGCTGATGAGTGGCATTGAACCGGTCCAGGCCTTGAAGCCAATCCACTTGGGACATGACGAGTCGGCCAAGATCATTGAGCATGGCGATGCCTGGATTTCGAAGATCAGACGCCTGAATGCCGCTGGGCAACTCGCAAAAGATACCCTTTTCATTGCCGGACCTCCCGAAGAAGGCAAGCCAAAGCTACTGAGGGCATATCGGGAGATTTCTGAAGAGCTTAAGTCTTTTCCAGGAATACGCGTCACCAGTTCGGAAGAAGGGAAATCGGCATTGCTGGAAAAAATAAAACAAGGCATTCCAGATACGCTCCACTGA
- a CDS encoding BRO family protein: MQTPPHINSTTNLAPRFSQSENVARNSAVIPFDFDGAAIRVITDKLGDPWFVARDVADALGYSKPENAVSRHCKAASTTPKQGGGFMTIIPERDLYRLVMRSKLPTAEKFEEWVVGQVLPSIRKTGSFSAQSPNNSKIVGELAILECFDRLLKPANSSKMLMLAKIAANNGLDAKFLPGYAVDAAPDAAGGSSMPTKAITALIKDHAIASTARGFNLALEAHGFLKVLQRKNSRQEMVDFWSVTEKGMAYGKNLTSPQCPRETQPHWYVDRFLELAAKVGKA; this comes from the coding sequence ATGCAAACGCCGCCACATATCAATAGCACTACCAATCTCGCGCCACGTTTTTCGCAATCTGAAAACGTGGCGCGCAATTCAGCAGTAATTCCGTTCGACTTCGACGGCGCCGCAATTCGGGTCATCACCGACAAGCTCGGCGATCCGTGGTTTGTCGCGCGCGATGTCGCTGACGCCCTCGGCTACTCCAAGCCAGAGAATGCCGTGTCCCGTCACTGCAAGGCTGCGTCCACTACCCCGAAACAGGGTGGTGGTTTCATGACCATTATCCCGGAGCGCGATCTTTACCGGCTGGTAATGAGGTCCAAGCTTCCGACCGCCGAGAAGTTCGAAGAGTGGGTGGTGGGCCAGGTCCTGCCGAGCATTCGCAAGACCGGCTCGTTTTCCGCCCAGAGCCCGAACAACTCCAAGATCGTCGGCGAGCTGGCCATTCTGGAATGCTTCGACCGCCTGTTGAAGCCTGCCAACTCCAGCAAGATGCTGATGCTGGCCAAGATCGCCGCCAACAACGGCCTGGACGCCAAGTTCCTTCCAGGCTACGCCGTTGACGCCGCCCCTGATGCCGCTGGCGGCTCTTCGATGCCTACCAAGGCAATCACCGCCCTGATCAAAGATCACGCCATCGCCAGCACCGCCCGCGGCTTCAACCTTGCTCTTGAGGCCCACGGCTTCCTCAAGGTTCTTCAGCGCAAAAACTCCAGGCAGGAAATGGTCGACTTCTGGTCCGTGACCGAGAAGGGCATGGCCTACGGCAAGAACCTCACCAGCCCTCAATGCCCCCGCGAGACGCAGCCTCACTGGTATGTGGATCGCTTCCTTGAATTGGCCGCAAAGGTCGGGAAGGCCTGA
- a CDS encoding superinfection immunity protein, which translates to MKVFGLVLLAPTCLVSYFISSGDNGVAIAADLMFYVTAIALYLFPSIYAAAVEPIPPRRIFLINLLTGWTLIGWCVAYYLALRGLGGQQVEEEISNRG; encoded by the coding sequence ATGAAGGTCTTTGGATTAGTACTGCTTGCACCAACCTGCTTGGTCAGCTACTTCATCAGCAGCGGCGACAATGGAGTCGCGATTGCAGCTGATCTCATGTTCTACGTTACCGCCATAGCTCTTTACCTATTCCCCTCAATTTATGCCGCTGCGGTCGAACCAATTCCGCCCCGCCGAATTTTTTTAATCAATCTGCTGACCGGATGGACATTAATCGGATGGTGCGTGGCCTACTACTTAGCGCTGCGGGGTCTGGGCGGGCAGCAAGTCGAAGAAGAGATTTCCAATCGGGGGTGA
- a CDS encoding DUF2388 domain-containing protein translates to MDSWKIMTVALLVSINAHASEGSDDSYNNSMLSVLMAPTYTVAGTTGLTMLATNNFKPAKADALAFIGSDGDIRGAQFEQAVRFYRTTYAPPLMNDQQLAQAIVTRF, encoded by the coding sequence ATGGATTCATGGAAGATTATGACGGTAGCCCTACTGGTATCGATCAACGCTCATGCCTCTGAGGGGTCGGATGACTCCTATAACAACTCGATGTTGTCTGTACTGATGGCTCCAACCTACACCGTTGCAGGCACTACCGGGCTCACAATGCTAGCCACAAATAACTTCAAGCCTGCAAAGGCTGACGCGCTCGCATTTATTGGCTCCGACGGCGATATTCGCGGCGCCCAATTTGAACAGGCGGTGCGCTTCTACCGTACGACTTATGCGCCACCGCTGATGAATGATCAGCAGCTCGCACAGGCAATCGTAACTAGGTTTTGA
- a CDS encoding recombination protein NinG gives MIAKQPKPKKCKNPACGISFPPQRLGQAVCSPKCGLAIKDVNQAKARKSLAQVERREIKVRKEKLKSRADHLREAQTVVNEYVRLRDAHLPCISCDSTPSDGDLMTGSRWDAGHYRSVGACPELRFEPLNIHRQCVKCNRNLSGNAVEYRIRLVLRIGAEKVAWLEGLHPACKYTVEEIKAIKAKYRAMTRELKKGEAA, from the coding sequence ATGATCGCCAAGCAACCCAAACCGAAGAAATGCAAGAACCCAGCGTGCGGCATCAGCTTTCCGCCGCAGCGCCTCGGACAGGCCGTATGCAGCCCGAAGTGTGGCCTGGCAATCAAGGACGTAAATCAGGCGAAGGCGCGTAAGTCTCTGGCTCAAGTTGAGCGGCGCGAGATCAAAGTCCGCAAGGAGAAGCTTAAGAGCAGGGCGGATCACCTGCGCGAAGCCCAAACCGTAGTGAACGAGTACGTGCGTCTGCGTGACGCGCACCTGCCGTGCATCAGCTGTGACTCGACGCCGAGCGACGGCGACCTCATGACCGGCAGCCGGTGGGACGCCGGGCACTACCGATCCGTCGGCGCCTGCCCGGAGCTGCGCTTCGAGCCGCTGAACATCCATCGCCAGTGTGTGAAGTGCAACCGCAACCTTTCCGGCAACGCAGTGGAGTACCGCATTCGCCTGGTGTTGCGCATCGGCGCCGAGAAGGTCGCTTGGCTGGAAGGCCTGCACCCAGCCTGCAAGTACACCGTGGAAGAGATCAAGGCGATCAAAGCCAAATACCGCGCAATGACCAGAGAGTTGAAAAAAGGGGAAGCTGCATGA
- a CDS encoding MFS transporter produces MEYLQRLLDKIDRYELLIAGLVGAVIASWWHKDDLNDWRAWVIFLVTGMACSIYLTSMVSTYLGVTEPKIVAGIGFLLGAFGGSLLAAINRAIKSADLWALIRQRFGGGNPP; encoded by the coding sequence ATGGAGTATCTACAGCGCCTGCTCGACAAGATCGACAGGTACGAATTACTGATCGCGGGCCTCGTCGGCGCTGTAATCGCCAGCTGGTGGCACAAGGATGACCTCAACGACTGGCGTGCCTGGGTGATTTTCCTCGTCACCGGCATGGCCTGCTCGATCTATCTTACGAGCATGGTCAGCACCTACCTGGGCGTGACTGAGCCAAAGATCGTCGCTGGCATCGGCTTCCTGCTGGGTGCCTTTGGCGGCTCGCTCCTGGCGGCCATCAACAGAGCCATTAAATCCGCTGACCTCTGGGCTCTCATTCGCCAGCGGTTTGGGGGAGGCAATCCACCATGA
- a CDS encoding terminase large subunit domain-containing protein, whose product MPSLNVPQAQFLTLPHKFRAFVAGFGSGKTWVGCSALSKHFMEWPGVNAGYFAPTYPQIRDIFYPTMDEVAYDWGLKTKINQANHEVHIYSGRQYRGTVICRSMEKPQTIVGFKIGHALVDELDVLTAVKAQQAWRKIIARMRYNLPGLKNGVDVTTTPEGFKFVFLQFVKQLRDKPSLKEMYGLVQASTFDNELNLPDDYIASLMESYPPQLIMAYLKGQFVNLTSGTIYTAYDRKLNGCFDRVQSGEPLFIGMDFNVGKMAAITHVKRDQGLPRAVDELIDGYDTPDMIRRIKERYWQHDGNEFKKTCEIRIYPDASGDSRKSVNASITDLAMLKQAGFAVIAPAANPPVKDRINAMNAAFCNAQGERRYLVNPFTCPTYADGLEQQVWGANGEPDKTAGIDHANDAGGYFIHREYPIIKPVTAMKMGVAR is encoded by the coding sequence ATGCCGAGTCTTAACGTTCCGCAGGCTCAGTTCCTAACTCTGCCCCACAAGTTTCGTGCCTTTGTTGCCGGGTTCGGCTCAGGCAAGACCTGGGTGGGATGCTCGGCACTGAGCAAACACTTCATGGAGTGGCCCGGCGTCAATGCTGGCTACTTCGCACCGACTTACCCGCAGATCCGGGACATCTTCTATCCGACCATGGATGAGGTGGCCTACGACTGGGGGCTGAAGACCAAGATCAACCAGGCGAACCACGAGGTTCACATCTACAGCGGCCGGCAGTACCGCGGCACTGTGATCTGCCGGTCAATGGAGAAGCCGCAGACGATTGTCGGTTTCAAGATCGGCCATGCCCTGGTGGATGAGCTGGACGTTCTTACTGCCGTCAAGGCTCAACAGGCCTGGCGCAAGATCATCGCCCGGATGCGCTACAACTTGCCCGGGCTCAAGAACGGGGTGGATGTCACCACGACGCCGGAAGGCTTCAAGTTCGTCTTCCTGCAGTTCGTGAAGCAGCTCCGCGACAAGCCTTCGCTCAAAGAGATGTATGGCTTGGTGCAGGCCAGCACGTTCGACAACGAACTGAACTTGCCGGATGACTACATCGCCTCCCTGATGGAGTCGTACCCGCCGCAGCTGATCATGGCGTACCTCAAGGGCCAGTTCGTCAACCTGACGTCAGGGACGATCTACACGGCCTACGACCGAAAGCTCAATGGGTGCTTCGATAGAGTGCAGTCCGGCGAGCCTCTCTTTATCGGCATGGACTTCAACGTCGGCAAGATGGCGGCGATTACTCACGTCAAGCGCGACCAGGGGCTACCCAGGGCAGTGGATGAGTTGATCGACGGCTACGACACGCCCGACATGATCCGCCGTATCAAAGAGCGGTACTGGCAGCACGACGGCAACGAATTCAAGAAGACCTGCGAGATCAGGATCTACCCGGATGCCTCGGGCGATTCGCGCAAGTCCGTGAACGCCAGCATCACCGACCTGGCCATGCTCAAGCAGGCAGGGTTCGCAGTCATCGCTCCAGCGGCAAACCCGCCGGTGAAGGACCGAATCAACGCAATGAACGCCGCCTTCTGCAATGCGCAGGGCGAGCGCCGCTACCTGGTCAACCCGTTCACCTGCCCAACTTATGCCGATGGCCTGGAGCAGCAGGTGTGGGGCGCAAACGGGGAGCCAGACAAGACCGCAGGCATCGATCACGCGAACGACGCCGGCGGCTACTTCATCCACCGCGAGTACCCGATCATCAAACCGGTCACCGCAATGAAAATGGGGGTCGCTCGATGA
- a CDS encoding DUF2280 domain-containing protein, protein MAALQNDVKAFIVQALACFDTPSQVVEAVQKEYGVVVTRQQVETHDPTKTSGKGLAKRWVTMFEDTRKRFREETSEIPIANRAFRLRAMNRFVEKAESMKNIGLAMQILEQAAKETGDIYVNRARKEEAGDEPMIPTRIQVDVVDARKPNAES, encoded by the coding sequence ATGGCAGCCCTTCAAAACGACGTGAAGGCCTTTATCGTTCAGGCCCTGGCGTGCTTCGACACGCCCTCACAGGTTGTTGAAGCTGTCCAGAAAGAATACGGGGTCGTTGTAACCCGCCAGCAGGTGGAAACACACGACCCGACGAAGACATCGGGTAAAGGCCTGGCAAAGCGCTGGGTGACGATGTTCGAAGACACCAGGAAGCGATTCCGCGAAGAGACTTCCGAGATCCCGATTGCCAACCGCGCCTTCCGCTTACGAGCCATGAACCGCTTCGTGGAGAAGGCTGAGTCGATGAAGAACATCGGCCTCGCCATGCAGATCCTGGAGCAGGCCGCAAAGGAAACCGGTGACATATACGTCAATAGGGCGCGGAAGGAAGAGGCCGGCGATGAACCGATGATCCCAACCCGCATTCAAGTCGACGTGGTGGATGCGAGGAAGCCGAATGCCGAGTCTTAA
- a CDS encoding DUF4055 domain-containing protein: MTDVTFTRPEYTAAKYRWRLVRDVCKGSETVKAAGDYYLPRPNASDKSQDNKDRYEAYKKRAVFYNATGRTKHSLVGAVFRTWPTLTVPGALDYVTKDIDGQGVSVYQQSQSVIGHLLEVGRHGLLVDYAAVEAGTVSKADEQAGRARANVASYPAESIINWKTRLVGGQHLLSLVVLREKVDVDTDDGFGSEQVVQYRVLRLDASGVYTQEVWEEGSSKTEMTVAPFAPLNGAGQPWRIIPFQFLGSENNDTSIDDSPLYDMAEVNIGHYRNSADYEEAAYLVGQPQPWMSGLDEQWRDHLENAGIFLGSRAPWLLPVNGACGVWQAQPNTVAKEAMDAKKEDMVSLGARLIERGSAVKTATQADNDSAAEHSVLSLVVSNVSEAYSQCLVWMAEFVNAPGEVVYKLNQDFSQITLDATILSALFNAVQGGKLPEGDFWQYLRDRGVINPEKTDDEIRGELETQSAGPDLDDDEGALNGGKSSNP; encoded by the coding sequence ATGACGGACGTCACTTTCACCCGTCCCGAGTACACGGCGGCGAAATACCGCTGGCGCTTGGTGCGCGACGTCTGCAAGGGCTCGGAAACAGTCAAGGCTGCTGGCGATTACTACCTGCCCAGGCCGAACGCCTCGGACAAGTCACAGGACAACAAGGACCGGTACGAGGCGTACAAGAAGCGCGCTGTGTTCTACAACGCAACTGGGCGCACGAAACACAGCCTGGTAGGCGCGGTGTTCCGCACATGGCCAACGCTGACTGTTCCCGGTGCGCTCGACTACGTGACGAAGGACATCGACGGGCAAGGCGTCAGCGTTTACCAGCAATCGCAGTCGGTTATCGGGCATTTGCTCGAGGTTGGTCGTCACGGCCTGCTGGTGGATTATGCCGCCGTTGAGGCTGGCACCGTGAGCAAGGCAGACGAGCAGGCCGGTCGCGCCCGTGCCAACGTCGCCAGCTATCCGGCTGAATCAATCATCAACTGGAAAACGCGCCTGGTTGGCGGCCAACACCTGTTGAGCCTGGTTGTGCTGCGCGAAAAGGTCGACGTCGATACTGATGACGGGTTCGGCAGTGAGCAGGTTGTGCAATATCGCGTGCTGCGCCTGGATGCTTCCGGCGTGTACACCCAGGAGGTATGGGAAGAGGGATCCAGCAAGACGGAGATGACGGTAGCGCCATTCGCCCCGCTGAACGGAGCCGGCCAGCCGTGGCGAATCATCCCGTTCCAGTTCCTGGGCAGCGAGAACAACGACACCAGCATCGACGACTCGCCGCTGTACGACATGGCCGAAGTGAATATCGGGCATTACCGGAACAGTGCCGACTACGAAGAGGCGGCTTACCTGGTAGGCCAGCCTCAGCCATGGATGTCTGGCCTTGATGAGCAATGGCGTGACCACCTCGAAAATGCCGGGATCTTCCTGGGCTCCAGGGCGCCCTGGCTGCTCCCTGTGAATGGCGCATGTGGCGTATGGCAGGCGCAGCCCAACACCGTCGCCAAAGAGGCCATGGACGCCAAGAAAGAGGACATGGTTTCGCTCGGTGCCCGGTTGATCGAGCGTGGCAGTGCAGTGAAGACCGCGACCCAGGCCGATAACGACAGTGCCGCCGAACACAGCGTTCTCTCACTGGTGGTGAGTAACGTCAGTGAGGCCTACAGCCAGTGCCTGGTCTGGATGGCCGAGTTCGTCAATGCGCCCGGCGAAGTGGTCTACAAGCTCAACCAAGACTTCAGCCAGATCACTCTGGACGCGACGATCCTTTCGGCGCTGTTCAACGCGGTGCAGGGAGGAAAGCTACCGGAAGGCGACTTCTGGCAGTACCTGCGCGATCGCGGCGTGATCAACCCGGAGAAAACGGACGACGAAATCCGGGGCGAACTGGAAACGCAAAGCGCCGGGCCTGACCTGGACGATGATGAGGGCGCACTAAATGGCGGCAAATCAAGCAATCCTTGA
- a CDS encoding Com family DNA-binding transcriptional regulator: MLKEFRCGNCKRLLARTGGFTELQIKCSRCGTLNHVKATSLEQSPLSDMKAESSATNHSTQ, encoded by the coding sequence ATGTTGAAAGAATTCAGATGCGGTAACTGCAAAAGACTTCTCGCCCGTACGGGTGGGTTTACAGAGCTCCAGATCAAATGCTCCCGATGCGGGACGTTGAATCATGTGAAGGCCACGAGCCTCGAGCAATCGCCTTTGAGCGACATGAAAGCGGAATCCTCCGCGACAAATCATTCGACTCAATAG
- a CDS encoding DUF2388 domain-containing protein yields the protein MELCKTLAIALLASVSTQAVSGDGANPIAAAIFLTISAPTILIGATTSLTTEPPKIFKSAKTDALAFIGSGGEIRGAEFEQASRYYRSAYTSPHMSDMQLAQAIATSL from the coding sequence ATGGAGTTATGTAAGACACTGGCGATAGCCCTACTGGCATCGGTCAGCACGCAGGCCGTATCAGGTGATGGCGCCAACCCTATCGCTGCCGCGATATTTCTCACAATCTCCGCGCCAACCATTTTAATTGGGGCGACCACATCTCTCACGACCGAGCCGCCAAAGATTTTCAAGTCGGCCAAGACCGACGCTTTAGCATTCATCGGTTCAGGCGGCGAGATTCGCGGTGCGGAGTTTGAGCAGGCCTCCCGGTATTATCGTTCGGCATACACATCGCCTCATATGTCCGACATGCAGCTGGCGCAGGCGATAGCGACCTCGCTCTGA
- a CDS encoding putative metallopeptidase, whose product MDRPYPPASLLELSDLSDFGIRLTPAPEVWDWLQAQILADTGSIHNEDHAHLLDADIRVMWASSSFEKQGRTVLGQAEQVAFRAGGWQKARMEQQMRDWFGDVPAFIITLAADYCDQCSDTDFCALVEHELYHIAHANDKSGQPAFTKDGSPKLEMRGHDVEEFVGVVRRYGASPDVQALVDAANSPAEVGKLNIARACGTCLLKSA is encoded by the coding sequence ATGGATAGGCCATACCCTCCAGCGTCGCTGCTTGAGCTGTCCGACCTTTCCGACTTCGGTATTCGGCTAACTCCAGCACCTGAGGTGTGGGACTGGCTCCAGGCCCAGATCCTTGCCGACACCGGCAGCATTCACAACGAAGACCATGCCCACCTACTGGATGCAGACATCCGGGTCATGTGGGCGTCGTCGAGCTTCGAGAAGCAGGGTAGGACAGTGCTTGGCCAGGCTGAACAGGTAGCGTTTCGTGCAGGTGGTTGGCAGAAGGCCCGAATGGAGCAACAGATGCGTGATTGGTTCGGCGACGTGCCGGCTTTCATCATCACGCTGGCTGCCGACTACTGCGACCAGTGCAGTGACACCGACTTCTGTGCACTGGTTGAGCATGAGCTTTATCACATCGCCCACGCCAACGATAAGTCCGGCCAGCCAGCATTCACCAAGGATGGGTCGCCCAAGCTCGAGATGCGCGGCCACGACGTCGAAGAGTTCGTCGGTGTCGTCCGCCGCTACGGTGCAAGCCCTGACGTTCAAGCGTTGGTGGATGCTGCAAACAGTCCTGCTGAGGTGGGTAAATTGAACATTGCGAGGGCCTGCGGAACCTGTCTGCTCAAGTCGGCCTGA
- a CDS encoding HipA family kinase, with product MPESITAIEIVRQSQQGYSIKPFIVRGDDGHPYFVKGLDKAGGFALISEAIGAELGKVLGLPIPPWRLMHIPQDLIAFSAIPNVGDLGGGLAFASLAVENASDFNLSNINRTPLDLRRRILLFDFWIRNEDRCLGDRGGNVNLILDASGDLNVIDHNLAFDRTFDSDAFMQGHVFRECRSFFRDLVVRQDCEQMLSEAMKNWGTITALLPNDWLYRDRDYIDESEPTLAERLEMLEVFKEERFWGAL from the coding sequence ATGCCTGAGAGCATTACAGCGATTGAAATCGTCCGGCAGAGTCAACAGGGATATTCGATAAAGCCATTTATTGTGCGGGGAGACGATGGCCATCCATATTTCGTCAAAGGACTCGACAAGGCAGGCGGGTTCGCACTTATTTCAGAGGCAATTGGCGCCGAGCTTGGGAAGGTTCTAGGCCTTCCAATACCTCCTTGGCGGTTAATGCACATTCCACAGGATCTGATTGCGTTCAGCGCAATCCCTAATGTGGGGGATCTCGGCGGGGGTCTGGCGTTCGCCTCGCTCGCAGTAGAAAACGCCTCGGATTTCAATCTCAGTAATATAAACCGGACCCCTTTAGACCTAAGAAGACGAATTCTTCTGTTTGATTTTTGGATTCGGAATGAGGATCGGTGCCTTGGAGATCGTGGCGGCAACGTGAACCTAATATTGGACGCTAGCGGCGACCTAAATGTCATTGACCACAATCTTGCGTTTGACAGAACGTTTGACTCCGATGCATTTATGCAAGGGCACGTTTTTCGAGAATGCAGGTCTTTCTTTAGAGATCTGGTCGTTCGTCAGGACTGTGAGCAAATGCTTAGCGAGGCTATGAAGAACTGGGGTACGATCACCGCCCTTTTGCCTAACGACTGGCTTTATCGAGATCGCGACTACATCGATGAATCAGAGCCGACGCTAGCAGAGAGGTTGGAAATGCTGGAAGTGTTCAAGGAAGAGCGGTTCTGGGGAGCGCTATGA
- a CDS encoding LexA family transcriptional regulator, which translates to MERHERIARAIQVSGKKKGEIASLCGVANSAVTQWITGESKSLRPENLYALAKATGFRAEWLAIGEGNEREATESNISPAAQPTKSFRYPVVSWVAAGAWSEAVEPYPAGISDTYEFSEYDSKGPAFWLTVKGDSMTAPAGQSITEGTLILVDTEAEVAPGKLVVAKLPDSNEATFKKLVSDGGRLFLKPLNPSYPIEAVDENCRIVGVVVQALQKFY; encoded by the coding sequence ATGGAAAGACACGAACGTATCGCCCGCGCCATACAGGTCAGCGGTAAAAAGAAAGGGGAAATTGCATCGCTTTGCGGCGTTGCAAATTCGGCCGTCACTCAGTGGATCACCGGCGAGAGCAAAAGCCTCAGGCCGGAGAACCTTTACGCCCTGGCGAAAGCGACTGGCTTTCGGGCTGAGTGGCTAGCCATTGGCGAGGGCAATGAACGGGAGGCTACCGAATCAAATATCTCCCCCGCCGCCCAGCCCACCAAATCATTCCGCTACCCAGTAGTGAGCTGGGTTGCCGCCGGCGCCTGGTCGGAAGCAGTGGAGCCCTACCCGGCTGGAATCTCGGACACCTACGAGTTTTCGGAGTACGACTCCAAAGGTCCGGCGTTCTGGCTGACGGTCAAAGGTGACTCGATGACGGCGCCCGCCGGCCAGAGCATCACTGAGGGCACTCTGATCCTGGTAGACACCGAGGCTGAGGTTGCACCAGGTAAGCTGGTGGTGGCCAAGCTGCCAGACAGCAACGAGGCTACATTCAAGAAGCTGGTCAGCGACGGCGGTCGGCTGTTCCTGAAACCGCTGAATCCGAGCTACCCGATCGAGGCGGTCGACGAGAACTGCCGGATCGTGGGCGTGGTTGTGCAGGCGCTGCAGAAGTTTTATTGA
- a CDS encoding phage replication protein: MQYTVTINQVKALEWGLNSQQALLFAFVYGCPSWTKPIKTDDGIFFALSKAKIIEELPLLTDKPDTAYRMLKALEEAGLIELSSTSNITLFRLTEKAVEWNQKLDGSEKYPTPPKNKGRRNIRSTSDKSPSKVGKKSGQGSEKSPTNQDTNHQGTNQDTSQDLQDATGKPAQSRGLLLVVDRTDAPRVEIPADMPGPKDQTCKTFKVWANYAMAYRKRYSAWPVWNAKVGGQLGQLVDRLGADVAHHVAAHFLKTSDAAVLRKCHSLNELLANAESYHTQWVTGQRINGTTARQMERTEANHSAAEQAAQMVLAKRQAGDRNEYL; this comes from the coding sequence ATGCAATACACCGTCACGATTAACCAGGTGAAGGCGCTGGAGTGGGGGCTGAATTCTCAGCAGGCCCTGCTGTTCGCCTTCGTCTACGGCTGCCCAAGCTGGACCAAGCCAATCAAGACTGATGACGGGATCTTCTTCGCGCTGAGCAAGGCCAAGATCATCGAGGAGCTGCCGCTGCTCACTGATAAGCCGGACACCGCTTACCGCATGCTGAAGGCCCTGGAAGAGGCCGGTTTGATTGAGCTTTCCAGCACCTCGAACATCACGCTTTTCCGCCTCACAGAGAAGGCCGTCGAGTGGAACCAGAAGCTGGATGGGTCGGAAAAATATCCGACCCCACCAAAAAACAAGGGTCGGAGAAATATCCGATCTACCTCGGATAAATCTCCGAGCAAGGTCGGAAAAAAATCCGGGCAAGGGTCGGAAAAATCTCCGACAAATCAGGATACCAATCATCAGGGTACCAATCAGGACACCAGTCAGGACTTGCAGGACGCCACCGGCAAGCCGGCTCAGTCCCGCGGCTTGTTGCTGGTGGTTGATCGCACCGATGCCCCACGGGTTGAGATCCCCGCCGACATGCCGGGCCCCAAAGACCAGACCTGCAAAACCTTCAAGGTCTGGGCGAACTACGCCATGGCTTACCGCAAACGCTACAGCGCCTGGCCAGTGTGGAATGCCAAGGTCGGCGGCCAACTCGGCCAACTGGTTGACCGCCTCGGCGCCGATGTCGCCCACCACGTCGCTGCCCACTTCCTGAAAACCAGTGACGCCGCTGTGCTGCGCAAGTGCCACAGTCTCAACGAGCTGCTGGCCAACGCCGAGAGCTACCACACCCAGTGGGTCACTGGGCAGCGCATCAACGGCACGACCGCCCGGCAGATGGAACGGACAGAAGCGAACCACTCCGCAGCGGAGCAGGCCGCCCAGATGGTTTTGGCCAAACGCCAAGCAGGTGACCGTAATGAATACCTTTGA